Sequence from the Larimichthys crocea isolate SSNF chromosome XXIII, L_crocea_2.0, whole genome shotgun sequence genome:
ATGCAGTTCTCCGATCACCATGCTGCTCGCCATCTCTCTGGCGTCGGTGGAGTGCCCGACGTCCTCGAAGCTCTCGGTGGCGTTTCCTCCGGCCTGCTCCCTCaggacctcctctcctccgGGGTGctgacaagagacaagagacgTCATCGTGTACGGTCAATGATTTTGTTAGCAGGAGAAGtccgtaacgctttacggcactaagtcacacagcagcaactatttcactgattctggtgaaactggatcatattttatggaggaaatgttttctggttttccctctgatgtcctccggctgctccgcctcaactctctgtgatttacagagtttatgatggacagtgaagtaaactgctgacagctgtagctgctgttagctcatgttagctcagtctgttagctgctgttagctcatgttagctcagtctgttagctgctgttagctcatgttagctcagtctgttagctgctgttagctcatgttagctcagtctgttagctgctgttagctcatgttagctcagtttgttagctgctgtaagctcatgttagctcagtctgttagctgctgtttagctcatgttagctcttttagctcctgttagctcatgttagctcgctgttagctgctgttagctcatgtttcgTCAGTTTTgctgttagcttgctgttagctcatgttagctcagtctgttagctgctgttagctcatgttagctgctgttagctcagtctgttagctgctgttagctcagtctgttagctcatgttagctcagtctggtagctgctgttagctcagtctggtagctgctgttaatacacacacactcactagaACACCGGGTTGTGTCGTGGTAATGGTTTACCGCCTGCAGAGGTGTGTATTATTTTCAATCATTGTCTCGCTCTCTGTCGGACCACATGTCCACGCCCTGACCCGTGTACAGGGTTCAAACCTGCGGTGAGGAAAGCACGAGTCATCATGACGTGCTGCAGACTGCATCGAGCTGATTGGTCAAAGGTCCAAAGTCCAAACAGTGACAGCGATGAGTCACCTTCTAATAATGTGTTATTAACGCTGAATGATTAAATGTGAGTGTTCGTTTCTTCATCCTGTTTATTTCATTATCGATCAGACGATCCACACCTGAGCAGGTGCAGCAGGTGCAGCAGGTGAAGCAGGTGCAGCAGGTGCAGCAGGTGCAGCAGgtgcagcagctgatctgcgTCTTCATCAAGTCAAAcgttttaaatatgtttgataaACGTTTTCTGGCGTCTCGTTGGTGGTTAGACCTCATGTTTTCCGTGGTCGTTCAGGGCCGGACCAACCTGCTGAAGGCCCCGGAGCACAAACAAACTGCCCCCCTCAAATAACACCAGGACTCTCCAGGACCTTCCAGAACTCTCCAGGACTCTCCAGgaccatgtctgtttttttaatgctcatGACTCCAGGAAGGTGGATAAAAttatcatgtgtttgtttttatcataaaatgatatttatgaatatttttaatgagTAAACTTGAAATAATGcggcagtgtttctcaaactgtggaGCGAGGACCACTGTTGGTACGCGGCCTGCTGGAGTTTGGAACTTTACCGTAACAAACGCGCTCTGAGCTTTTCTGATGTTACGGTAAAAACACGTCcatattttaaacttctgtAGTTTTACAGTGCCAAACGCTGACAGACCTGACATGAGGTGTTTAAATTTTTACAGTGTTCTACTGTAAAATTCTGTAAATACTTCATTCTGCATCCAGACGCGTGTAGAAATAACGGTTCTGGTGTTTGGCCGTGTTCAGGAACCCACGCTCACGCTTCATGTGGACTGAGGTCcacagcagaaccagaaccagaacctgcagcCTGTTGGACTGGACTTTAATGAAGacacacagagttcagtcagtctgaatgtttctgcttgttgtggaaactttccatgaaAGTTGCTCACCTCCTCCAGGAACTTGGTGACATCGTAGACCTGGTTGTTGATGATGATCCAGGTGGACTTGAACGTGttctgctcctccacctctgacAGCCGGTAGTACTTCACCGGGCTCTGCTCCTCCTGGTCCCCCATCTGAGTCCCTGAACGCGGCGGCAGAAGAACCGTGACGAGCCGCTCAGTCTACCTGCGCGAGGTTATATAATCCTGCCCGTGACTCCGCACGAGCGCCGCGACATTTAACCCAGATTCTGTGAACCGGTCCAAACTTCCAGCACCGACACACCGACAAGCACCGGGAGGCAGCACGACCCGCCCGGTCcgtgctttcaaaataaaagtcatgtgTGGCCACAGTTCATTCAGTACAACACAGGATTacacaatgcaacacacacacacacacacacagaagatccaagaagaagaagtttagttagtgacatgcattaacatgattaattaaattaaacttccTGGTTATGTAATTGAACACGTGCAGAGAAATAATCAAATGACAGATATTTATCATGAATAATTGGACATAATTAGTTATCAGAACAATATAAACAGACTGGCTTCATCagttatttatcatttttatcttattttgttattttctgctctctctggttttattttgaaacactgTTTCCGGTCGCAGTGCATGTATTTCTGGCTGCTTTAACATTCCTGCTGTTGCGACAGACCCCGCCCCCCACCGAGCTTCTCGCGCTGCTATTGGCCCGTCCCTTGCGCACTATAAGCTGCCGCCGTCTGATTGGTCGTCACACCCTGTCAGTCACCGCTGGGCTAAAGTTCATCTCAGTCCACCTCCTGCTTCTCACGCACAGGCTGAGCCCGCGCGGGGCGGTTATCTCACGTATCTCACGCGTCTCACGCAACCGGTTTACTGTGCCAGTTGGCGCCAAACCAGCGGCAGCCGGAAGTCCTGTTTGACGTGTAGAAGCTGAGAAATGGCGACAGAAACGAAAGTTTGTCTCTTCTTCCGCTGCTCAACGGCGGGAAAGAGACAAGGACTACAAGTCAAAGATTGTATATTCGCACAGACTGTCACTCCACCACGCGATGTGTCGTCTTCTCATGTGTCTCGTTTCTTCACCTGTCAAGTGTCAAATTTAGTGTCAAAGTGTAAAActaataaatttaaaataacTCAACATTATTAAACCTAAAGTGTCACTCAGGTCAGTACATTAGCAGCCAGCAGGCTGGTGGCTTTGACAGGTTGTGTAAATAGAGGCAGAGTGAGagctcttcacctcctcccatCTTTAGCTGCGAGGCCTAGGTTTAGCATTGGagaagtttattttaatttatgtcgTTTTATGGACATAACTGTCATAAAACGCAGATTTCTCTCAGGAATAAATACCATCATAGgtcagtgtaaatgtaaatataagtTTGGTGTCGTCGAAATCGATATAAAAACCGAAAAACGACGATTTACCTGAGCTGGCGTTAGCCTGTTTGAGCTAAGCGGTGAGTCAGCAGGTGAGTCAGCAGGTGAGTCAGCAGGTGAGTCAGCAGGTGAGCTCTACTGTTCATTTActcatgtctttattttaaataaagtctgtaaaCTTACAGAGCCGTATCAACATTATAACAGCGTTATTAATTAGCAGTCATACCAAAAACAGCAAGTTAACTATGTTAATTATGGCTGCAGCTAAAGGAACGTAACAAcaatctgttattattatttaaatcttcAAAACTCATTGTTTCTTTACATTAGAGAAACAGTAAGCAGTAAATATTCTATAAATATTATGGAAAATAATCTCTAAGTGTTTCCACACGCTCTTTAATTTAGGCAGCTACATGAGGTATgtcattatatgtttttatcGACATATATGTTAATTCAATATTCAGCTTCCGTCCATGTTAGTCGACCTTcagtcaaaaacattttccctgAGGTCACTGACCTGTTCGATCGCGATTGTTCAAGGCACACACCTGTTAACTaagtacacacctgtgttaactaagtacacacctgtgttaatgaggtacacacctgtgttaactaAGTACATACCTGtgttaatgaggtacacacctgtgttaactaagtacacacctgtgttaactaagtacacacctgtattaactaagtacacacctgtgttaatgaggtacacacctgtgttaacgaggtacacatcTGTATTAACTAAGTACATACCTGtgttaatgaggtacacacctgtgttaactaAGTACAtacctgtgttaacgaggtacacacctgtgttaactaagtacacacctgtgttaaggAGGCAGGATGAGTGGTGCAGTCCAGCGGTCGATGTTTTTTCTCGGGCTTCCTGACCTGAACAGTCTGGTGTGCATCACTGTGACTCTGCAGGAGGACGACGACCTGAGGAGCAAACAGATGAAGACCTGCAGGTGACACAACGTTCATATGgaacatgtgacatgtttgatgtgtgtcatgtgacatgtttgacatgtgtcgtgtgacatgtttgatgtgtttgatgtgtgtcatgtgacatgtttgatgtgtttgacgTGTGTCGTGtgacatgtttgatgtgtttgacatgtgtcatgtgacatgtttgatatgtttgatgtgtgtcatgtgacatgtttgatgtgtttgacatGTGTCGTGtgacatgtttgatgtgtttgacatgtgtcatgtgacatgtttgatatgtttgatgtgtttgacgtgtgtcatgtgacatgtttgatgtgtttgatgtgtcatgtgacatgtttgatgtgtgtcatgtgacatgtttgatgtgtgtcatgtgacatgtttgatgtgtgtcatgtgacatgtttgatatgtttgacgtgtgtcatgtgacatgtttgaCATGTGTCGTGTTATTCACAGTTCACACAGTTCCAGACCAAAGTTCTGACTGAAGGACAAAAGCTGGTTTTTACTGTGTCACTTGAATGCAGCATTCCTGTTGGACGTGCCCTtggtttaagtgtgtgtgtgtgtgtgtgtgtgtgtgtgtgtgtgtgtgtgtgtgtgtgtgtgtccacagatAGCTGGTGCTGCTGTACTCGGATGTTCTGGCCTCTCCATCTCTGGACTCCTTCACCCAGATCACAGTGGTCATGGCtgtaagaaacacacacacacacacacacacacacacatatgcagtgTGTGGCGTCCTCACTTTCAAggtctaacacacacaaacacacacccacacacccacatccATTCCTCTGATAAGATAACTGTGTTAAAGGTGTTCACTGTCAGGGTTGGGCAGTAATAGATTAcactcctccctccacccctcaccTGGTCTTCAGCTTCAGGTAGTGACTTCAacaatgaggtgtgtgtgtgtgtgtgtgtgtgtgtgtgtgtgtgtgtgtgtctctgacagATTTGTCGTAAAACTTCACAGCATGAATGAGTTGTTGCTGCACGCCGCCTCAGTCggcacacacactacacaccatgacacacacacacacactacacaccatgacacacacacacactcacggtCTAACAGTAACAGCGTCTCTGTCACATGATGTGATTGACAGGTTGCAGACACTTCCCATGCAGAGACACGCAGTTAGAATAGTTGGTGTGAAttccaacatcacacacacactcagcatgtgttcacctgtgtgttcacctgtacctgtgtgttcacctgtacctgtgtgttcacctgtaCCTGTATAACACTTTGTAGttctcatcagtttgaggaggtAACGTCACACACCGATGGTTCAGCATCTGCcaaaggacacttcaacatgcagactggaggagccggggatcgaaccaccgatcatctgagTAGCCCGCTctgcctccgagccacagcccCCCCttgtctcgtctcgtctcgtcttgTCTGAtcatcatttcttcttttcttctaaCAGAAGTCGTTTTTCCAGAAAGGTGTCCTCcagctgtttggacagagaCGCAGTCTGCAGGTGatggacacatggacacatggacacatggaCAGATACTGTGTGCTGCTGAATGTTTCCTTGTGAACGTGTTGGAAGATATTTTAGTGTTCACTGTGAATCTTTGGTAACTGACTTTTGCtgatttgactgtgtgtgtgtgtgtgtgtgtgtgtgtgtgtgtgtgtagctgggccctcctcagtgtgtgtttccaggtgtcCTCCAGTGTTGTCTGTCCTACTCTCTGATCTGCAGACTGTCTCCCAGCTGGAATAAAGCAGGACTCTACCTCATAGCTGGTACAAACACGCtaacacacatgttcatgtgtcagtgtgtgtgtgtgtgtgtgtgtcagtatgtgtgtgtgtgtgtgtgtgtcacactcatacacactggatgagtgtgagtgtgacgtttgttctgtgtgtcctcaggtaAAGACTTTCTGACTGAGCGAGGGCGTCTCCGTGCTGTCAGTGAGTTCCACCTCTCATGTCTCCGGCTGTTCTGTCTCTGATGGACGCCGCGAGCgaaacagctgacaggaagtcacagaaacaggaagaagccagttgattttcagaataaaacaccctgtgcagactctgTTTActcgtgtgtctgtgtttcaggtaCGGAGCTGAACACCTGTGAGGGTCAGCTGTGCATCAGCATGGAAGCCAACACAGTGAGACTGCAACCAAccacagtgagacacacacacacacacacacacacacacacacacactgcaccacatcacacaaacacaaacacactgtgtgtgtgtgtgtgtgtgtgtgtgtgtagctggaGGACTTTGACCTCTCTCCGTTGGTGCTGAGGAGGTTCTGCAGTGATCCTGAAGCCATCCTGGACCCGAGCTCCACTGGAGGAGCCATCTGGTGTCACATCCTGCCCAGGTAAGACGGCTCCACCTGCTGGACACAACACatcctgtcaggtgtgtgtgaggtcatcctgtcaggtgtgtgtgtggtcatcctgtcaggtgtgtgtgtggtcatcctgtcaggtgtgtgtgtggtcatcctgtcaggtgtgtgtgaggtgtgtgtgctcttagttacggacacacacagctgacagttgTTGAGCTCCGCTCACTGAGACTGACAGTGAAACTAAAGTACGACAAACACAGCTTTGTTATCCTGactgagcagcaggtggagctgcagctctatttatgagtgtgtgtgtgtgtgtgtgtgtgtgtgtgtgtgtgtgtgtgtgtgtgtgtagcatgaaGAAAGGTCAGATTATCACCATCAGCCATCAGTTACCCAGAGATGGACCATTCAGGACCTACAGAGACCTGCAGAACCACTGGAACTgtctggtacacacacacacacacacacacacacagtgagctcAGTCATGTGACACTGAATAAAGTGAATTTATTCTGTGATTAATTATCATTGTATTCGTTGACAAACAGTGTTTCatggatcagtgtgtgtgtgtgtgtgtgtgtgtgtgtgtgtcagtatggtTACACACTGCCTGACctggcggaggaggaggtggtgtacTGCAGCGTCTACTTCAGACTGGTGGGAGAGAGACTCTTCACGTATCCTGAAACTCTCAGTGAATGAAGATTCAGTCAGAACCGAGCTACAGAACTCATCTGGTACCTGCACCTGGTTAGATTAGCATACCTGTCCGTGTCAGTGCTGGCTCAGGTGCTGGTGTACAGGTGATGTATACGTACCCGTGGTGTCTTCCTTTAACCTCCGTCCTGAGCAGCTACCCTCTGAGCTGCATCCGCCTGCAGCCGGTGCAGCGCTGCCCTCCGGTCGACCTGCAGGGGGCGCTGGGCTCCTTCCTGTCTGACATCAGAGGCcggctgcagagtgtgtgtggctTCCCTGCACGCCTGACCAGCAAACCCTGTTACCACACaggacaggtacacacacacacacacacacacagctggaatTAAACCAGTTTACGTGACCTCCATGTGACCTTGGTTACCCGGCTCATCTTCTGAAAGCTGGAGCATCAGACGAGGAGctcttcatcttttttaatagttttaaagaGAGTGAAGAGTTTTGGGCGCCGCACGGATCTGCAGGAGCGTTCGAAGTTTAAACACAGATAGGTCAACCTAAAACTGGACTGGACAGTTCTGCTGAGTTCTTTCATCAGCTCGTGGTTTGTTAGGCCAGGCGCTGCACAGCCCTGCGAAGGTGTCTGTTCAGTgtatcaggaaataacttttacttatgtaactttataactttaataactttgatGACTTGCAGACAGATGTAAAGACATTTCGTCCTGCCTCCAGCAGCCTCCGTCAGAACCTCAGTGagtgtcctccacctgtccctttatgtatgtgtgtgtatatttaaacaGAATACTTTCCATCAGTCGTAGTGTAGCGAGAGGGTTGCAGTCTCCAAactgccacacaaacacagtgagtgtGGAGGTGATGTGCAGGGAGGTAAAGCGATTATCGGAGCATACAGTTTACGActgtaaagaggaggaggacagaaaacTCACTTTCATGATTCAGGACAGGAGGACGGTGAAGAGAGGTGTCTTCTTTTTATGAGCTGCACTGTTATTCATCATCACGCCAGGACAGAACGTTCATCAGTGTTTTATCCTCAAGGTACAATTTCTTTTACACTCTCGAATAGCTGGAATAAATTTGTTCGTCCACTCGAGAGTTTCCTCAGAAGAtgaaactataaactgtaacgCTGTAATGAAGAAACGTCGTCTTCACAGCTGAAAATGATTTGATCAACTCTGCAGAGATCGCTTCAACGCTCAGACCGAAATGTTCACAGAGTTCAGCAGAGTTCAAGTACGAGAGCTGAACTACAGACaacgtcctgcagactgtctaaaacctggacgtagtctctgtgacgtccccgcagactgtctaaaacctggacgtagtctccgtgacgtccccacagactgtctaaaacctggacgtagtctctgtgacgtccccgcagactgtctaaaacctggacgtagtctctgtgacgtccctgcagactgtctaaaacctggacgtagtctctgtgacgtccccgcagactgtctaaaacctggacgtagtctcgtgacgtccccgcagactgtctaaacaggacgtagtctccgtgactcccccgcagactgtcttaaaacctggacgagtctccgtgacgtcccgcagactgtctaaaacggACGTAGTCTCGTGTCTAGttattctcttcttcttcttcttctcttcttcttcttcttcttccaggtgTTGGGTGGTGAACCGGGTCAACCtgacctcctccttctccatcaggcagtcctcacccctcctcctcctcctcccctctcctccacctcctccccgtCCTGTGAAGCCCTGGTCCCTCTCTCCCAGCAGGACAGACCCAGAGGCTGGATGGATGTGGTTTAGGAGCAGTCTGATGCAAAGTCAAGTTGTAGAAAGAGACGGAGACtggccttcctcctcctcctcccctcctccttttttctacCACTCTTCCAGCcagcttcctctctcctcctctcctccctcctcctctgtccgcagccctcttcctcctcccagtcAGACTCCAGTGATCTCTGCTCCCAGACTGGTTCCTATCTTTAAGAACAAGTGTCCATCGCGCCACGTCAACGTCGCCCTGCTGAGGGTCCAGAAGCTGAAGGAGCAGTtgagtggaggaggtggaggaggtgaggagagggagagggtgacGTTACCTGTGTTTAGGAAGACTCCCACCACTGCTcctgtctcttctctgtcaGCCCTCACAATTCCTCCTCCACCAATCATTCCTCGCTTCAGCCACCACAGCGCTGCTCCTCAGCCAGGTCACCCCCGAGTGAAGCACCTGTCCAGCCTCAGCCCTGCAGCCAAGTCTAGACTGCGGCTCAACCCCGCTCCACAGATCCAGATCAAGTTTAAGTCCAGGCCCAGCTCCAAGAACAAAGTGACCTTCAGCATGGACTGCAAACCTGCTGCTGAGTCCAGCTGTGACCAGCAGGACCAAGCAGCAAGACCTCCATCAGCTGCACCACCCGAGCCTCCACGACCACACACATCTTCTGATGTCTCCAGCAAAGACACCTCGTCCAGCAGCAGAAAGGTGAGCCCTCTTAGTTAGTGACCTCCAGTCTGCAGGTAGCTGTGGACCTTCACACTCCTCAGgtgtctcctgtctgtcctgtgcTGTTTCAGGGAGTTGTGTTTGAGTCAAAGCCGAAGAAATCCAGATCTGCAGTACGAGACGTGGACGTGGAGCAAATGGCCAGAAGCAACCAGGTCAGGAGACAGACCTTACTGTCCTTTTCTTTACCTTCCTCTGTCCTTGTGTCCTTCAGCAGAAAACCTTCAGACTGCAGGTAGCTGAGTtattctccatctcctcttggATAGAACATGACTTTACACCTGTGTGACCTGTGTTAGCCAATCAGCTGccagagctctgctgctcatttacatattgctgtgtgtttgcagctgtcCCAGCTGAACTCTGCGACTCTGCTGGCCTggctgagaggaagaggagcgctCGTCAGCTCCAAGCACAGGAAGGAGGAGCTGATGCTGAAGGTCATGAGCTGTTTGGCCGAGGCCtgagtctctcacacacacacacacacacacacacacactatcataTCTACTTGATCGACTCAGTTTGGCGTCTTCGCGCTGCTCTCTCCTCGTCGTTATCAGTCTGAATCAAAGGGTGCAGAGCTGGAACAGACGACGTCTCGTTAAGTTGTGGTGTCAGATAAAGTGACAAAGTGTTGAAGTGTTCAGGTTGTGACGTTCACCTCTCACTGCTGTTGGCAGTAGCTGAACGAAACgttgtgctgtgtgttgagTTTGATGTTCTTCTGTCAGGCATCAATACAGACGTTcaaataaaccaataaacaaaCACGTCATTCTGTCATCCATCAGACATCTGCTGATCTCCACTGTCTGTTCAGCagctgtttcacacacacagatgtgtccAGCCCGTTGTCCATATATTcgtttattttcattctctcatggtgtgtttgtgttttatgtctgcagGGAGGCATCCCACCAGACGAGCTGAgtcttgtcctgtgtgtgtgtgtgtgtgtgtgtgtgtgtgtgtgtgtgtgtgtgtgtgtgtgtgtgtgtgtgtgtgtggaatgtaaagttgtgaaatgtgtgtcagctgtgtgtTAATGATGCTTCACAGCTCTTGACTGTTTGAAGTTCAACTGCTCCTGTAAAAAGAGTTAGCAGTTCTAACACTGTGCCTGTCCAGACTGAGCCGGtcagtgtctgacagacattattactgacgctgcagcagcacagagacttaaagtcggtcaaaggcagcttgaggttgccgagcaaccagggtcagctgcaggtcagagcaattaactgcagctgtgctctgtctgtgtgtgagtgactgctgagagacacagaaaatctctaaatgaagcccctccaactagtggacactaatgccaaacggtaggtggtatcaaaaagcccaaatgaccgtgagcatcctcatcttgtcgaccatgtgaatgctgaatttcagtgtgtgaagttaaaaaatgtgacctggggagagagagaaagaacaggtgccccgtgctcctttgggaaatttctcctctccagtttacatgaaaacatacataaacGTTGCCGTGGTTTTTGGTGGTTTTTGGTAGAAAAGTCTCAGCACAGCgttcccggccgagccggtcgaCTTGATAccttatttgtgtttgtgtgaccaaaactgatggaggagcagctgaaacTCCTGGAATACGTCAGAATAATCAGTATGAACAGTGAAACATCGTCTCTGTTCCAGCATCAAACACATGAAGTGATAAAAGAGGAGGACaggctctcctctcctctcctcctctcctctccactcctctcctcatcctctcctcctctcctctctcctctcctctcctcccctcctctcctcctctcctgtagGCTGCATGTTTGTACTCAGAAGGAGAGATATCTTAAGAATGATTAACGAACATGTTCCTGTCACACTGGATCTCTGTGTAGCAGCCtgagctcctcctggaggatttCGAGGCGTTGGACATAGATGGACCATGtcgtccctccagcaggttctggttcCAGTTGGACACGCTTATATCCGCCCGAAGCTCATGAGCAGAGGTGAGGGCTGGAACGTAGACGGACCTCGCGCTCCATTCCCCGTCACTCCTGAACAACGTGACCAACGAGATCCTTGAACTCTCGCTgatcatttgtttatttgaacgTGACATCATCAGCACGCCGCGCCCCGCCCAGCTGACCTCCCCTTAACACGCCTGCTTCCCACAATGCATCCTGATAGTTTCCCCGTCAGGAAACTCAATCCTGAGctgttccagtgtgtgtgtgtgtgtgtgtgtgtgtgtgtgtgtgtgtgtgtgtgtgtgtgtaatgagatTCCCTGTAGGTGAAGTCACCGTTAGCTGTCAGGTGTTTCATCATTTCACTCTCTGGATATCATCAGTGTGAAGCATCTGGCTCGATCccatgactcacacacactcacacacactcactcacacacactcacacacacacacacacactcacacacacacactcacactctcctCTGTATATGTATCAGCTGACAGTTTAGAgcagtgtgtgacagaaacCTCTCATGTGTGAAGAGGCTCTTAAGGTGGagaaactaaactgaactaaCTTGGACctgatatttaaaacacacacacacacacacacacacacacactgtgactcaGCTTTTGAGAGTTTGTGActtttttattcaacatttaaaaccatcagagcaaaaacaagaacagcagctaacagactgagctaacatgagctaacggactgagctaacatgagctaacatcagctaacagactgagctaacatgagctaacagcagctaacagactgagctaacatgagctaacagcagctaacagactgagctaacatgagctaacagcagctaacagactgagctaacatgagctaacagcagctaacagactgagctaacatgagctaacagcagctaacagactgagctaacatgagctaacagcagctaacagactgagctaacatgagctaacagcagctaacagac
This genomic interval carries:
- the si:ch211-152c8.2 gene encoding uncharacterized protein si:ch211-152c8.2; protein product: MQSQVVERDGDWPSSSSSPPPFFYHSSSQLPLSSSPPSSSVRSPLPPPSQTPVISAPRLVPIFKNKCPSRHVNVALLRVQKLKEQLSGGGGGGEERERVTLPVFRKTPTTAPVSSLSALTIPPPPIIPRFSHHSAAPQPGHPRVKHLSSLSPAAKSRLRLNPAPQIQIKFKSRPSSKNKVTFSMDCKPAAESSCDQQDQAARPPSAAPPEPPRPHTSSDVSSKDTSSSSRKGVVFESKPKKSRSAVRDVDVEQMARSNQLSQLNSATLLAWLRGRGALVSSKHRKEELMLKVMSCLAEA
- the LOC113743995 gene encoding uncharacterized protein C18orf63 isoform X1, producing the protein MAKSFFQKGVLQLFGQRRSLQLGPPQCVFPGVLQCCLSYSLICRLSPSWNKAGLYLIAGKDFLTERGRLRAVSTELNTCEGQLCISMEANTVRLQPTTLEDFDLSPLVLRRFCSDPEAILDPSSTGGAIWCHILPSMKKGQIITISHQLPRDGPFRTYRDLQNHWNCLYGYTLPDLAEEEVVYCSVYFRLVGERLFTYPLSCIRLQPVQRCPPVDLQGALGSFLSDIRGRLQSVCGFPARLTSKPCYHTGQVLGGEPGQPDLLLLHQAVLTPPPPPPLSSTSSPSCEALVPLSQQDRPRGWMDVV
- the cyb5a gene encoding cytochrome b5 isoform X2 → MGDQEEQSPVKYYRLSEVEEQNTFKSTWIIINNQVYDVTKFLEEHPGGEEVLREQAGGNATESFEDVGHSTDAREMASSMVIGELHPDDRHKIATPEIPLTALNDENSWWYNWLIPALVAAIVTLVYRMYTSDEE
- the LOC113743995 gene encoding uncharacterized protein C18orf63 isoform X2, whose protein sequence is MAKSFFQKGVLQLFGQRRSLQLGPPQCVFPGVLQCCLSYSLICRLSPSWNKAGLYLIAGKDFLTERGRLRAVSTELNTCEGQLCISMEANTVRLQPTTLEDFDLSPLVLRRFCSDPEAILDPSSTGGAIWCHILPSMKKGQIITISHQLPRDGPFRTYRDLQNHWNCLYGYTLPDLAEEEVVYCSVYFRLVGERLFTYPLSCIRLQPVQRCPPVDLQGALGSFLSDIRGRLQSVCGFPARLTSKPCYHTGQTDVKTFRPASSSLRQNLSECPPPVPLCMCVYI
- the cyb5a gene encoding cytochrome b5 isoform X1 — encoded protein: MGDQEEQSPVKYYRLSEVEEQNTFKSTWIIINNQVYDVTKFLEEHPGGEEVLREQAGGNATESFEDVGHSTDAREMASSMVIGELHPDDRHKIATPEQIPLTALNDENSWWYNWLIPALVAAIVTLVYRMYTSDEE